In Agrobacterium vitis, one genomic interval encodes:
- a CDS encoding YjfK family protein, giving the protein MLGWFSGRKTEKPMQKELGPLGAVIGGALDLDFLSLEADALGAQPAMPLPQSGAFIIAAYGEVRLDAASVLSRYYDENHHMIQVMSPSGMPGDGIEDISFYRPWDSVVPVSQSEWNRWTGPSGMIGAPSYDADGILFNRFWGEGPERAETVQFVEEVEDGETSRSIHQSCMLYYRPLGTTQEMLLINVERDLDPSQAQAGRSVEFLIGYGIGAADVRRV; this is encoded by the coding sequence ATGTTGGGCTGGTTCAGCGGACGCAAGACGGAAAAGCCGATGCAAAAGGAACTCGGCCCGCTGGGTGCCGTGATCGGTGGTGCGCTCGATCTTGATTTCCTGTCACTGGAAGCCGACGCGCTGGGGGCTCAACCCGCGATGCCGCTACCTCAAAGCGGCGCTTTCATCATTGCCGCTTATGGCGAAGTCCGGCTCGATGCAGCATCGGTGCTGTCGCGCTATTACGATGAAAATCACCATATGATTCAGGTCATGTCCCCATCCGGCATGCCGGGCGATGGCATAGAAGATATCAGTTTCTACCGGCCCTGGGATAGCGTCGTGCCGGTCAGCCAGAGCGAATGGAACCGCTGGACAGGGCCATCAGGTATGATTGGCGCACCCTCTTACGATGCTGACGGTATCCTGTTTAACCGCTTCTGGGGCGAAGGTCCAGAGCGGGCCGAGACCGTTCAATTCGTCGAAGAGGTAGAGGATGGCGAGACCAGTCGCTCGATCCACCAATCCTGCATGCTGTATTACCGCCCCCTTGGGACCACACAGGAAATGCTGTTGATCAATGTGGAGCGGGATCTCGATCCCTCCCAGGCCCAGGCGGGCCGCTCTGTCGAATTTCTGATTGGCTATGGTATCGGTGCCGCCGATGTCCGTCGCGTCTGA
- a CDS encoding DUF350 domain-containing protein has translation MLNYMAGLPAFLGYFFIGIAAYGVFAAIYTRLTPHKEVELIRAGNLAAVTAFLGALMGFSLPLASAAANSVSIIDYILWAFIGILVQIFAFFIANFTMKDLHEKITAGDIAAGLWGGGIALIIGILNAACMTY, from the coding sequence ATGCTGAATTACATGGCGGGACTTCCGGCTTTTCTGGGCTATTTCTTCATCGGCATTGCCGCCTATGGTGTTTTTGCCGCGATTTACACGCGCCTGACGCCTCATAAGGAAGTCGAATTGATCCGGGCAGGCAATCTGGCCGCCGTCACCGCATTTCTGGGCGCTCTCATGGGGTTCAGCCTGCCGCTTGCCTCGGCAGCCGCCAACTCCGTCAGCATCATCGACTATATTCTCTGGGCATTTATCGGCATTCTCGTGCAGATTTTCGCGTTTTTTATCGCCAATTTCACCATGAAGGATCTGCATGAGAAAATCACCGCCGGTGATATTGCCGCAGGCCTTTGGGGCGGTGGCATCGCGCTGATCATCGGCATTCTCAATGCTGCCTGCATGACCTATTGA
- a CDS encoding DUF1190 domain-containing protein: MRRRLSGRTPPILALGTIAASSLLLSGCGEDAPTERTFTSVDQCISQGMDRQVCQTAYDDAVKAHMANAPRFDGMAACEAEFGAKQCVQQTAPNTGGTGGGGSFFMPFMAGYLLSSTINNIGDYYRYQREATQGSSYGGGGYGGGSTPIYRNRSGQTVTINKGRDTILAPSSQGSKPANVNTRTVSRQGFGGRSSFSFGG, translated from the coding sequence ATGCGCAGACGTTTAAGCGGGCGAACGCCCCCGATCCTCGCCCTTGGCACGATCGCCGCCTCCAGCCTGCTGCTCTCCGGCTGCGGCGAGGATGCGCCCACCGAGCGCACCTTCACCTCCGTCGATCAATGCATCTCTCAAGGGATGGACAGGCAAGTCTGCCAGACGGCTTATGACGACGCCGTCAAGGCCCATATGGCCAACGCACCGCGCTTTGATGGCATGGCCGCCTGCGAGGCCGAATTTGGCGCAAAACAATGCGTGCAGCAGACAGCGCCCAATACCGGTGGCACAGGTGGTGGGGGCAGCTTTTTCATGCCCTTCATGGCCGGATACCTGCTGTCTTCGACCATTAACAATATTGGCGACTATTATCGATACCAGCGGGAAGCGACGCAAGGCAGCAGCTATGGCGGAGGAGGCTATGGTGGAGGCAGCACGCCGATTTATCGCAACCGCAGCGGCCAGACCGTGACCATCAACAAAGGCCGCGACACGATCCTTGCTCCGTCAAGCCAAGGCTCCAAGCCCGCCAATGTTAATACCCGGACAGTAAGCCGCCAGGGCTTCGGGGGACGGTCCTCTTTCAGTTTCGGCGGCTGA
- a CDS encoding YjfI family protein: protein MEECLEPWTLTSLTRLFAADPEALGDVDVTVPQSGDVICVTLKEKGDMDVFVAVSGERDILASIVLVPCDDVPNRADFERMVLKTHKFVPLSSFGITIIDGEEWYELFGSLSTRSRAETVVEEVAILAANAVDAAVMIDEWKNGEMAA, encoded by the coding sequence ATGGAGGAATGTTTGGAACCCTGGACTTTGACGAGCTTGACCCGTCTGTTTGCAGCCGATCCCGAGGCGCTGGGCGATGTCGATGTGACCGTTCCCCAGAGCGGCGACGTGATCTGCGTAACGCTAAAGGAAAAGGGAGACATGGATGTCTTCGTCGCCGTCAGCGGCGAGCGCGATATTCTCGCCAGCATCGTTTTGGTGCCATGTGATGACGTGCCGAACCGCGCGGATTTCGAGCGCATGGTTCTGAAAACCCATAAATTCGTGCCGCTGTCCAGTTTTGGCATTACCATTATCGATGGTGAGGAATGGTATGAGCTTTTCGGTTCGCTCTCGACCCGCTCACGGGCCGAAACGGTCGTTGAGGAAGTGGCTATTCTGGCTGCCAATGCGGTGGACGCAGCTGTCATGATCGACGAATGGAAGAACGGGGAGATGGCGGCATGA
- a CDS encoding malonate--CoA ligase, translating to MSNHLFDAIKAAARPSSPFILINGGRIWTYDDAIALSGQIAGAIAKLGIQPGDRIAVQIEKSPEALILYLACLRAGAVYLPLNTAYTLAELDYFIGDAEPKLVVVSSSALEPIRKVAAPYGAHVETLNADGSGSLIDLARIEPTDFANVARAPDDLAAILYTSGTTGRSKGAMLTHDNLLSNALTLRDFWRVTSDDRLIHALPIFHTHGLFVATNVTLLSGASMILLPKFDPDEVLSLMPNATLLMGVPTFYVRLLHSQKLDREITANIRLFISGSAPLLAETHVEFGKRTGKAILERYGMTETNMNTSNPYDGDRVPGTVGLPLPGVTVRITDPANGTILPAGETGSIEIKGPNVFKGYWRMPEKTAAEFTADGFFISGDLGKIDENGYVHIVGRGKDLVISGGYNIYPKEVESEIDQLEGVVESAVIGVPHPDFGEGVTAIVICKPGVSLDEKAILNALQDRLARYKQPKRIIFLEDLPRNTMGKVQKNVLRQQYADLYAAA from the coding sequence ATGAGCAACCATCTTTTTGATGCCATCAAAGCCGCAGCACGGCCCAGTTCACCATTCATTCTGATCAATGGCGGAAGGATCTGGACGTATGACGATGCGATTGCGCTTTCCGGACAGATTGCTGGCGCTATTGCCAAGCTCGGCATTCAGCCCGGCGACCGGATTGCCGTGCAGATCGAGAAAAGCCCGGAAGCGCTGATCCTTTACCTGGCGTGCCTTCGCGCCGGTGCGGTCTACCTGCCGCTGAACACGGCCTATACGCTTGCCGAACTGGACTATTTCATTGGCGATGCCGAGCCGAAGCTGGTGGTTGTCTCCTCCTCCGCGCTGGAACCCATCAGAAAAGTGGCTGCCCCCTATGGAGCGCATGTCGAAACGCTGAATGCGGACGGCTCAGGCTCGCTGATCGATCTTGCCCGCATAGAACCGACCGATTTCGCCAATGTCGCCCGCGCGCCCGACGATCTCGCCGCCATCCTTTATACGTCGGGAACGACCGGTCGCTCCAAGGGCGCGATGCTGACCCATGACAATCTCCTGTCGAATGCCTTGACCCTGCGCGATTTCTGGCGCGTCACAAGCGATGACCGGCTGATCCACGCCCTGCCGATTTTCCATACGCACGGGCTATTCGTCGCAACCAATGTGACCCTGCTGTCTGGCGCATCAATGATCCTGTTGCCAAAATTCGATCCCGACGAAGTGCTGTCATTGATGCCGAATGCCACACTTCTCATGGGCGTTCCGACCTTTTACGTGCGCCTCCTCCACAGCCAGAAGCTGGACCGGGAGATCACGGCCAATATACGCCTTTTCATCTCCGGTTCTGCACCGCTGCTGGCCGAGACCCATGTCGAATTCGGCAAGCGCACAGGCAAAGCGATCCTTGAGCGCTACGGCATGACCGAAACCAACATGAATACGTCCAACCCCTATGACGGAGACCGGGTTCCAGGCACAGTCGGCCTGCCGCTGCCGGGCGTGACCGTGCGCATCACCGATCCCGCAAATGGCACAATTTTGCCAGCGGGTGAAACAGGGTCCATCGAAATCAAGGGGCCGAATGTCTTCAAGGGCTATTGGCGGATGCCTGAAAAGACCGCTGCTGAATTCACCGCCGACGGTTTCTTCATCAGCGGAGATCTCGGCAAGATCGACGAGAACGGCTATGTCCATATTGTTGGACGTGGCAAGGATCTTGTGATCTCAGGCGGATACAATATCTATCCCAAGGAAGTCGAAAGCGAGATCGACCAGCTTGAGGGCGTCGTCGAAAGTGCTGTTATCGGCGTACCCCACCCGGATTTTGGCGAGGGCGTAACCGCCATTGTCATCTGCAAGCCGGGCGTCTCGCTGGATGAGAAGGCAATTCTCAATGCGCTTCAGGATCGGCTTGCCCGCTATAAGCAGCCCAAGCGCATTATTTTCCTGGAAGACCTTCCGCGCAATACGATGGGCAAGGTCCAGAAGAATGTTCTACGCCAGCAATATGCCGATCTTTACGCGGCAGCCTGA
- a CDS encoding PspA/IM30 family protein, producing MSTWAKIFTAIRGGVNEVAEAAADSQSMRILDQELRDAEQSLRRARSDLAGIMASNKSVMRRLEEARAKELKDSDSARAAVNAGRMDLAQGLAQRIATIRGEIQRDEEELNRLLPRQQQMLRTIQDTEARITQMKREVENVKANESLLRAQSAISHSQSGINTRLGSAVESLERIKKRQEITAGRIEAGAELAALENGSDLDRQLREAGIGGSSQSADDVLKQLMAPSGSSAQVLLPAPTEKVDR from the coding sequence ATGAGCACCTGGGCAAAGATTTTCACCGCCATTCGCGGCGGCGTCAACGAAGTGGCAGAGGCTGCTGCCGATAGTCAGTCCATGCGTATTCTGGATCAGGAACTTCGGGACGCCGAGCAGTCCTTGCGCCGGGCACGTTCGGATTTGGCCGGGATCATGGCATCCAACAAAAGTGTCATGCGCCGGCTGGAAGAGGCACGCGCCAAAGAGCTGAAGGATAGCGACAGCGCGCGCGCCGCCGTCAACGCCGGCCGTATGGACCTTGCTCAAGGTCTTGCGCAGCGCATCGCCACTATCCGCGGCGAGATCCAGCGCGACGAAGAGGAACTGAACCGTCTGCTGCCGCGCCAGCAACAGATGCTGCGCACCATCCAGGACACCGAGGCGCGCATTACCCAGATGAAGCGCGAAGTGGAAAATGTGAAGGCAAATGAATCGCTGCTGCGGGCGCAATCGGCGATTTCACATAGCCAGTCGGGCATCAATACCCGTCTTGGCAGCGCGGTGGAAAGCCTTGAACGGATCAAGAAGCGCCAGGAAATCACCGCAGGCCGTATCGAGGCCGGTGCGGAACTGGCGGCGCTGGAAAATGGCAGCGATCTTGATCGCCAACTGCGGGAAGCAGGCATCGGTGGCTCCAGCCAATCGGCGGACGATGTGCTGAAGCAGTTGATGGCCCCCAGCGGTTCCAGTGCCCAGGTTCTTCTGCCTGCGCCCACTGAGAAGGTTGATCGCTAG
- a CDS encoding SLC13 family permease: MNIEILSIGLLVAIFIIATIQPINMGVLAFGCTFVLGSLIIGMKPADIFAGFPADLFLTLVAVTYLFAIAQINGTIDWLVERSVRMVRGRVGWIPWVMFLVAAIITGFGALGPAAVAILAPVALSFAVQYRIHPVLMGLMVIHGAQAGGFSPISIYGGITNQIVAKAGLPFAPTSLFLSSFFFNLAIAVLIFFIFGGLSILKQRSSVKGPLPELHPEGISASIKGHGGTPAKPFREHAYGTAADTQSKVRLTTEKVTTLIGLTALGVGALVFKFNVGLVAITVAVLLALLSPTTQKAAIDKVSWSTVLLISGIITYVGVMEKAGTIDYVAHGISSLGMPLLVALLLCFTGAIVSAFASSTALLGAIIPLAVPFLLQGHISAVGVVAAIAISTTIVDTSPFSTNGALVVANAPDDQRDKVMRQMLIYSALIALIGPVIAWLVFVVPGII; the protein is encoded by the coding sequence ATGAATATTGAAATCCTATCTATAGGGCTGTTGGTTGCGATCTTCATTATCGCTACGATTCAGCCAATCAATATGGGTGTTCTGGCCTTTGGCTGCACCTTCGTGCTGGGCTCGCTGATTATCGGCATGAAGCCCGCCGACATTTTTGCGGGTTTTCCCGCCGACCTGTTCCTCACACTGGTGGCCGTCACCTATCTCTTTGCTATCGCTCAGATTAACGGAACCATCGATTGGCTTGTGGAACGGTCTGTCCGGATGGTTCGCGGGCGGGTCGGGTGGATTCCCTGGGTGATGTTCCTCGTTGCTGCGATCATCACCGGATTCGGTGCGCTGGGTCCAGCCGCCGTTGCCATCCTCGCGCCTGTGGCACTCAGCTTTGCCGTTCAATACAGGATACATCCGGTTTTGATGGGCTTGATGGTCATTCACGGCGCACAGGCCGGTGGCTTCTCGCCGATCAGCATCTATGGCGGCATTACCAACCAGATCGTTGCCAAGGCAGGTCTTCCTTTTGCGCCGACCTCGCTGTTTCTCTCCAGCTTCTTCTTCAACCTGGCGATTGCCGTTCTCATCTTCTTCATTTTCGGCGGCCTTTCCATCCTGAAACAGAGATCCTCTGTCAAAGGCCCCCTGCCCGAACTTCATCCTGAAGGCATCTCGGCCTCTATAAAAGGCCACGGCGGCACGCCTGCAAAGCCGTTCCGTGAACATGCCTATGGTACCGCCGCAGACACGCAGTCAAAGGTGCGGCTGACGACCGAGAAGGTGACGACGCTTATTGGCCTTACCGCGCTCGGCGTCGGAGCCCTGGTCTTCAAGTTCAATGTTGGTCTGGTGGCAATCACCGTTGCGGTGCTGCTGGCTCTGCTTTCGCCCACAACGCAAAAGGCCGCCATCGACAAGGTCAGTTGGTCAACCGTGCTGCTGATTTCCGGCATCATCACCTATGTCGGCGTGATGGAAAAGGCAGGCACGATCGATTACGTCGCCCATGGCATCTCCAGCCTTGGCATGCCGCTGCTGGTAGCCTTGCTGCTGTGCTTCACCGGCGCCATCGTGTCGGCCTTCGCCTCATCGACAGCTTTGCTTGGGGCGATTATCCCGCTCGCCGTTCCCTTCCTGCTGCAAGGGCATATCAGCGCTGTCGGCGTGGTGGCGGCCATTGCGATCTCGACGACGATTGTCGATACCAGCCCGTTCTCCACCAATGGAGCCCTGGTCGTTGCCAATGCGCCAGATGACCAACGCGACAAGGTCATGCGCCAGATGCTGATCTACAGCGCACTTATCGCGCTGATCGGACCGGTCATCGCCTGGCTTGTCTTCGTCGTACCGGGTATTATTTAA